A DNA window from Gillisia sp. Hel1_33_143 contains the following coding sequences:
- a CDS encoding NUDIX hydrolase: MYKVFVNDIPIILSTKKDIGENYSSFPIKTVKLKSIIEKISDGELLYVNLYHDNEEKLLKHLLKKLPVVTAAGGMVFNDNKEILFIYRNKRWDLPKGKTEKNETLEESAIREVMEETGVQDLEITRFLRKTYHIFKRKEKYKLKVTHWYEMHSSFKGELIPENEEGIKKVKWKNFAKSQKALTKSYANIKLLFPKEYLTTHPKDRVA; this comes from the coding sequence ATGTATAAAGTTTTTGTAAATGATATTCCAATAATTCTATCTACTAAAAAGGATATTGGTGAAAATTATTCTTCTTTTCCCATTAAAACGGTGAAATTGAAATCTATAATTGAGAAAATTAGTGATGGCGAACTGTTGTATGTAAATCTCTATCACGACAACGAAGAAAAACTTCTGAAACATCTTCTTAAAAAATTACCGGTAGTTACTGCTGCGGGTGGAATGGTGTTTAATGATAATAAGGAAATTCTCTTTATTTACAGAAACAAGCGTTGGGATCTTCCTAAGGGAAAAACTGAAAAGAATGAAACTTTAGAAGAGTCTGCTATTCGAGAAGTAATGGAAGAAACCGGTGTTCAAGATCTAGAGATCACCAGATTTTTGCGTAAAACCTATCACATTTTTAAACGTAAAGAAAAATATAAGCTAAAAGTTACCCACTGGTACGAAATGCATTCATCTTTTAAAGGAGAGCTAATTCCAGAAAATGAAGAAGGTATTAAGAAAGTGAAATGGAAGAACTTTGCAAAATCTCAAAAAGCACTCACTAAATCTTACGCTAATATTAAGTTGTTGTTTCCTAAAGAATATTTAACGACCCACCCTAAAGACAGGGTAGCTTAA
- a CDS encoding orotate phosphoribosyltransferase → MNLESPKVSTRKSQQEMFDFLSNVENYEQIMPENMQKFEVKSSDTFLFSLKGMPDIALKIKETKEPELVVLGSTSDKFDFTLEANIEPAADGSNVQLQFNGKFNAMMAMMVKGPLTKFINVLSENISKL, encoded by the coding sequence ATGAATTTAGAAAGCCCAAAAGTAAGTACTAGAAAAAGTCAGCAAGAAATGTTTGACTTTTTGAGTAATGTTGAAAATTATGAGCAAATAATGCCAGAAAATATGCAGAAGTTTGAAGTAAAATCTTCAGATACTTTTCTATTTTCTTTAAAAGGAATGCCAGACATTGCTCTAAAGATAAAAGAAACTAAAGAGCCAGAATTGGTAGTGCTTGGTTCTACTTCAGATAAATTTGATTTTACCTTGGAGGCAAATATAGAACCAGCTGCAGATGGAAGTAATGTTCAACTTCAATTCAATGGCAAATTCAATGCAATGATGGCAATGATGGTTAAAGGGCCATTAACAAAATTCATTAACGTGCTATCAGAAAATATTAGCAAGCTTTAA
- a CDS encoding M14 family metallopeptidase: MRNTLIALIAIFCLASCDLSKYKLVKEYDLETRFEKSKGTETATYSEVIAFYDQLQEAYPSIQVKKYGTTDSGEPLRLVLFSPSEDFDIDNLRANNTIILINNGIHPGESDGIDATMMLFRDLAQDSIQVPKNTVLATIPVYNIGGALNRNTTSRTNQNGPLSYGFRGNARNFDLNRDFIKSDTKNTRSFAEIFHAINPDIFVDTHVSNGADYQYTLTHLFTQHDKLGGELGAYLHESMMPSLEASLWEHDWDITPYVNVYNEVPEKGFTQFMDSPRYSTGYATLWNTLGLMIETHMLKPYKKRVTGTYRALQSIIDIAERDRAQIKDLRDKADRKYLTERWYPTNFEVDSTKISKLQFKGYEGNTIESEVTNGKRLQYDRKKPFTKEIDYYNNYVATEKIEIPRGYVIPQGWWNVIDILKSNNVEMLKLPKDTTIYVEKYRIEDYKTYSNAYEGHYPHSNTKVSSVTDSVRFRKGDIYISTFQPAVRYLIETLEPTTVDSFFNWNFFDSILQQKEGFSPYVFEDIAKDLLESNPSLKEEFIQKQKSDKEFAQDSMMQLDWLHKKSSNYESSHLSYPVFRVGR; encoded by the coding sequence ATGAGAAATACACTTATAGCACTAATTGCAATTTTTTGCTTGGCATCTTGTGACTTATCAAAATATAAATTGGTAAAAGAATACGATCTAGAAACCAGATTTGAAAAATCTAAAGGCACAGAAACTGCTACTTACTCAGAGGTTATTGCTTTTTATGATCAGTTACAAGAAGCTTACCCTTCTATTCAAGTAAAAAAATATGGAACTACAGATAGCGGAGAACCTTTAAGATTGGTATTATTTAGCCCATCTGAAGATTTTGATATCGACAATTTAAGAGCTAATAATACAATCATACTTATCAACAATGGTATTCACCCAGGGGAAAGTGATGGTATAGATGCCACAATGATGTTATTTAGAGATCTTGCTCAAGACTCTATTCAGGTTCCTAAAAATACAGTACTCGCCACCATTCCTGTGTATAATATTGGAGGTGCATTAAATAGAAATACTACAAGCAGAACCAATCAAAACGGACCTTTATCTTATGGTTTTAGAGGAAATGCTCGTAATTTCGACCTTAATAGAGATTTTATCAAATCTGATACAAAGAACACCAGAAGCTTTGCAGAGATATTCCACGCAATAAATCCTGATATTTTTGTAGATACTCACGTAAGTAATGGTGCAGACTATCAATACACCCTAACTCATTTATTTACACAACATGATAAATTAGGCGGAGAATTAGGAGCCTATTTACATGAGAGTATGATGCCATCATTAGAAGCATCTTTATGGGAACATGACTGGGATATTACACCGTATGTAAATGTTTATAATGAAGTGCCAGAAAAAGGATTTACACAATTTATGGACAGTCCAAGATATTCTACAGGTTACGCTACGCTATGGAATACTTTAGGTCTTATGATCGAAACGCATATGCTTAAACCTTATAAAAAAAGGGTTACGGGAACTTATAGAGCACTTCAATCTATTATAGACATCGCAGAAAGAGACCGAGCTCAAATTAAAGATCTTAGAGATAAAGCTGATAGAAAATATCTTACAGAAAGATGGTATCCCACAAATTTTGAAGTTGATAGTACCAAGATTTCTAAACTACAGTTTAAAGGTTATGAAGGAAATACTATCGAAAGTGAAGTAACTAATGGAAAGAGATTGCAGTACGATAGAAAGAAACCATTTACAAAAGAAATAGATTACTATAACAATTATGTAGCTACAGAAAAGATAGAGATCCCCAGAGGATATGTAATACCCCAAGGTTGGTGGAATGTTATTGATATATTAAAGAGCAACAATGTAGAAATGCTGAAATTGCCTAAAGACACTACCATTTACGTTGAAAAATATAGAATAGAAGATTATAAAACCTATAGCAATGCTTATGAAGGGCATTATCCCCATTCCAACACGAAAGTCTCTAGCGTAACAGATAGCGTAAGATTTAGAAAGGGTGATATTTACATCAGCACCTTTCAACCTGCAGTGAGGTATTTAATAGAAACATTAGAACCAACTACAGTAGATTCTTTCTTCAATTGGAATTTCTTTGATAGTATCCTTCAGCAGAAAGAAGGATTTTCGCCGTATGTATTTGAAGATATCGCCAAAGACCTATTAGAAAGCAATCCAAGCCTAAAAGAAGAATTTATTCAAAAGCAAAAATCCGACAAGGAATTTGCCCAAGACAGTATGATGCAATTAGACTGGTTGCATAAAAAATCTAGTAATTATGAATCTTCACATTTAAGCTACCCTGTCTTTAGGGTGGGTCGTTAA
- the pyrE gene encoding orotate phosphoribosyltransferase, whose translation MILNKETAIKTAELLLQIKAIKLEPQQPFTWASGWKSPIYCDNRIVLSYPPIRNYIRENFARQIEELYGKPDVIAGVATGAIGIGMLVAEIMNLPFVYVRPEAKGHGRKNQIEGQLESGQTVVVIEDLVSTGNSSLNAVKALKEAKVTIKGMLSIFTYGFAIAEENFKRENIEFYSLSSYDYLIDTALKTNYINATEAETLKTWRQDPGNWKP comes from the coding sequence ATGATTTTAAATAAAGAAACAGCAATTAAAACTGCCGAATTGCTTTTGCAAATTAAAGCAATTAAATTAGAACCACAACAACCTTTTACTTGGGCTAGTGGTTGGAAGTCTCCAATCTATTGTGATAATAGAATTGTGCTCTCCTACCCTCCCATCAGAAATTACATTAGAGAAAATTTTGCCAGACAGATTGAAGAGTTATATGGCAAACCCGATGTTATTGCTGGTGTAGCAACCGGTGCTATTGGAATTGGAATGTTGGTGGCAGAAATCATGAATCTTCCTTTTGTATATGTTAGGCCAGAAGCAAAAGGTCATGGCAGAAAAAATCAGATTGAAGGTCAGTTAGAAAGTGGCCAAACGGTAGTTGTAATAGAAGATCTGGTAAGTACCGGAAACAGCAGCTTGAATGCCGTTAAGGCACTTAAAGAAGCAAAAGTTACCATTAAAGGAATGCTCTCTATTTTTACGTATGGATTTGCTATTGCTGAAGAAAACTTCAAAAGAGAAAATATAGAATTTTATTCTCTAAGCAGTTATGATTATTTGATTGATACCGCATTAAAAACAAATTATATTAACGCTACGGAAGCCGAAACTTTAAAGACTTGGCGTCAAGATCCTGGCAACTGGAAACCATAA